Below is a genomic region from Eulemur rufifrons isolate Redbay chromosome 24, OSU_ERuf_1, whole genome shotgun sequence.
AGAGaaagtgacacacacacacacacaaaatgcagAGTATGTTGGGTTTGTGAGGAAAGGCACAGCAACCAGTGGTCCCCAATGCAAACTCACCAGGATAGACCAAGAAATCACCCCCGAACTTGCCAGCCGCACTGAGGAAGAAGCCTCGCTCCCACAGGTCTCTGTAGATGCTGTAGCGCAGCTCGTGAGCAGGGCGGCCAGCATGGGGCCAGTCTTTGGACTGGACACGCCAGTCCAGGGGCCTAGCCTTGACAGGTCGAGGCCTGGCAGTGGCCAGCTGGACAAGTAGAGCAGATCTGGGCAAGGGGGTCACCCCATTTGAAGATCCCGGTTGGGAAGAAGAGGGGGCTAAGGGAGGTGCAGACAAGAGTTTGGTAAATCCAAAGGGTAAGAAGGTCTTCCCACCCCCCCGGAACACCCAGGCCCTAGATTTCCACCAAAATTTCCAAAAgatctcttccctccttcccctagTCCCTGGACTCCAACTCCCACCCTCACCTGCTTCCTCCTGCTCTCCAGAAGTCTGGCCATCACTGGTCTCACTCTCTTCGGCAGCTTGGTTCCCACCGGCCTCCTGGCTCCCACTGATCCCTGAACCCTGTTCTAGCTTCTGCTTCTTGGCAGCCTGGCCCTCTGTAATCTTCTCCAGGAGCTCCTGACGACGGGTCTCCCGGGCCTCAGCTGCCAAGGCACTTTGCTCCTGGAAGCTCTGCTCTTGCTGGCGCTTGAAGGATGCCAGAGCCTGAGAAATAAATTCAGCTGGAACCTCAGGACCCAAGCTTATGGTTCCCTAGGAAATCAGGAATCCTGAGTCCCTGACCCCTCCCACCTCGGGCACGTGGAGTCCCAggccccctgccctgctcccacAGGACCCAGGAGTTCGATCTCACCCGTCACCTTACCAGGCTGTGGTGGCGGGGATCCGGGCGCGGGGCGCTGACCAGAGTCACGGCACCGATCTCGGCCAGAAGCCGCGCCTCTTCGGGCATCAGCAGCAGCGGGAGGCCCAGGCGCGAGTTCTGGCGGGGCCCGCGGGGCAAGGCGCCCACCGTGCGGCCCCCCACTCCCAGGCGCTCCCGAAGAGCCTGCACCGCCTCGGCCCCCCACACCAGGGAGCGGCCGTTCGCCACCTCCACCACCAGCATCCTCCTGAGGGAACCAGGGGGCAAAGCGGTCACCGAAACAACTGCACACAGCCGGCGGCCCCGAGCGCTCCCACCGCCTTCGGGGTCCCGGGGAAGCCCCGCCCCCTGGACAAGCTCCGCCCCCGGACGATGCCACCAGGCCCGGGGCCGCGGGAAACCGAGTCCCGCCCCTGGCGGAGCCACCGGGCCCCGTTCGGCCATTGGAACCCTGCGGTTGGCATCCCACTCTGTACCAACACTGCCCTACCTGCCATCGCTCTACAAGCGTCAGAAAGAAACCTCCGCAAGCGCGGCGCCATGCCCCCTTAAAAAGGTCCATTTTGGCACCGCCCTGTCGCACAGCGGTCGTCTCGCTTCGGGTGTTCCCGCCAAAGGTCGGgagttctggaggccaaggcGCTGCCCAGCCACACCCTCTTCGGGATACTAGGAGCTTGGCTCCTCCCCTTCCCAAACCACCGAGGTTCAGCGTTCGGGCCTTCTAGTTCTGAGAGAGAATCTCACAGTACgaagccccgcccctcccgggCGCAGGAGGCTCGGCGTTCGGGCATCATCGGCTCCCGGCAATCCCGCAGCCTGTGTGTGGCCCCACCCCTTTGGTCGGCAGCGCGCCCCCGTCGGGAGTTCCTGCCCTACGACCGAACCCCAAGCCGGAGACCCAGCCCTCTGGACACCTGCCGTCTGTTCTCCGCTGGGGTGGGCTCACCCTACTTGGGAGCGCTCAGTCCGCGTCCCTGCCTCCCTTCAGAATGTCTCACCGTCCTCCGACAGAACCAGCCAGGCACCTCGTAAACACCAACTCGCAGTCGAGGCGGAGCCACCCGCTACGTAGCGCGCCACGCGCTGCTTCCTCCACCCAGCGACATGCCGACCCCCAGCGTCGACTTCGTCATCCAGCCACCTCAGCGAGGCGGGAAGTCTGGGATCCGCCCCCGCGGGGCCGTAGCACCTCCTCCCCCACGCCCCCGCAGTGGGACACCTTGGCCCCGGCCGCCGTAGCGCCCCTACCTGCGCCACTTCTGTTCCTGAACTGGGGATCGTGAGGCCCGTTACCTGGCCCCGCCCCCTAGGCCCACAcggcccgcccccggcccgcctcCTTTAGGTCAGGCTGCCTTCGCCCCGCCCCTTGGTGATTGTGCCTGATCACCACCTCCTTCGCGTTGCTTAAGTCTGTGGCCccgcctccctcccgccccccgaAAGGAGGCTCAGTATCGGGAGAAGCTGATGGCTTTGTCTATCATACTAGCGTCATTCATAGCCGACTACCTCCGAAGGCAACCGAAGCTTGTGGCCCCGCCCACATCCGAACAATGACGTTAAGTACTCGACTATCTTCGAAGTAAGCCGAAGCCTGTGGCCCCGCCTCCAAACTGTGACCGCAAGCTCCCGATTGTGCCCGAAGGAACTCGAACGGAGGTCACGCCTCATCCCGAACGCTCAGCTCCAGGCCCCGCCTCCTCTCCCGGGCCCGTGCAGCTCTCTTCCTGGCGCAAAGCTTCTGGCCCCTCCTCCTTCCGAGCCCGAAGCTCCGCCCCCCTCACGTACTCGCGGCTCGGAGCCCGGGTTGGGTAGATCCCGGCCCCTGTCCAGGCGCCGACTCGTGCTCTCCGGCGTCGGCTCCGGGGCTCCTTCCCTGCCCGGCCCGGAGCCTACCAGTGGCCGCCTTCCCGGCCCGATCAGCGCTGCCCGGCCGGCCCCACGAAAGAGCAGGCGGCGCGGGGGCGTGCTGGGTAGGGGAGGCGTGGTCGGAGCCGCGGCGGCCCGCGGGCTGGGACTGCTCGGCCGCCTGCTGCCGGGCGGGCGGCTCAGgtgggccggggtgggggcgcCCGGGTGACGAGGCGGGGTCAGTGGCGGGTCGCTGCGGGAGGAGGGCTGAGAGGTGCTGAGATGGCCCCAGCAGCGCGGCCAGCCGATCTCAGAGTGGCGTAACCGCCTGTGGCTTTGCCGGGGGCGGTATCGGATCCGCGCTGCGGTGCGCGCtgccgggctggggctggggaagggtccTGAGAAGACAAGGGTGGGGGTCTGCTGTCCGGGTTCTAAGTAAGAGAGGGATCTTAGAGCTCCGAAAGAGGGAAAGGCTGGAGGCCCGAGCTCCTCCGAGTGTTCTCGAAGGAGGGTTAGGGGGTCAGGATATCTGGTTCTCAAAGAGGAACGGGCAAAGGGATCAAAAGAGGGGGTCTAGGTTCCTGGATCCTCGaagaggagggagctgggaggcCTAGATTCCTGGGCTCTCAGAGAGGAAGGGTCCAGGAGGgggtttgtttctgctttctccGAGAAGGGGTGTGTTGATATCTGGGTCCTCAACGGGGGTCGAGGGAGTAGCGTTGATTTCTGCGTTCGCAAAggaggggggctgggggctgggagatcTGGTTTCCTGAGTTCTCAAAGGAGAAGAGGGCTGGAGCCCTGGGTTCTCGAAGGAGAGGGACTACGAATGGATTCCTCTttctggaaggaggaagggactGGAGGTCCGGATTCCTAGGGACTACAGAATCCTCAAAACCTAGAGTCTAGGGGGCTGCGATCTTGAATCCCCAAAGGGGTAGGAGGCAGGAGGCCCGGATTCCTGGCTTCTCAATACgcacctctgcccctcccccagaccaTGTCGCCTGAAGAATGGACATATCTAGTGGTTCTTCTTATCTCCATCCCCATCGGCTTCCTCTTTAAGAAGGCCGGTGAGTCAGTTTCCCTCCCCAGTGGAAAATAAGGGGGTGGGAGCGTGGGCGGGGGACCCTCTGGAAGATTCCAGGCTTATGCTGTCCCTTCTTCCTACAGGACCTGGGCTGAAGAGATGGGGGGCAGCAGCTGTGGGCCTGGGGCTCACCTTGTTCACCTGTGGCCCCCACACTTTGCATTCCCTGGTCACCATCCTGGGGACCTGGGCCCTCATTCAGGCTCAGCCCTGGTGAGGACGcggtggagggaggagagggcgAGTAAGGGGGAAAGGAGGAAGCAACCTCTTTCCTCTTTGGGTCTTTTTCAGCTTCTGCTTCAGTCTCCGGGAGTCTCTGGTTTATCAGTTTGTTTCTCTGTGTCATTTGTGTCAtctgttttccttcctcccctgccttgTTCTGCATCTTGTCCCTGCATGTTTGTCTCAGTCCTCTATGTCCGTGTCATGGAGAGAGGAGGATGGTACTTGTTTGCTGGCCCTGCCACCATTCGTATTCATTCATATCCCTCACTCTCATCTTGAGCTCtgcatcttgaaaaaaaaaaggtggaggaTTGAAGGGTTTTTACTGTGAAGCTTCTCTTAACtcctcattctcttctcttctctgttgCTATGTGTTTCTATGTGGCTTTGCCTCTTGTCCGCTGTTTCAATCATACTCGTCAGTCCCTACCTCCCACACTTCAGTCCTCTCTGTGCCCTCCCATTTCTGTCTCTGaaagggagagatggaggaggaTTTGTGGCTAGgctctggggaagggggaggccagGGCCGAGGCCTCTGCTTCCAGCCCAGCGTGCCTCTTGCCTTTGCCCAGCTCCTGCCACGCCCTGGCTCTAGCCTGGACCTTCTCCTATCTCCTGTTCTTCCGAGCCCTCAGCCTGCTGGGCCTGCCCACTCCCACGCCCTTCACCAATGCCGTCCAGCTGCTGCTGACACTGAAGGTCAGACTCAGGGCTCGCTactcccctccagcctccctgtGGACCAGTTAACCTCCCCTACTTCACCTCTTCCTCCCAGGCGCTCCCATGGGGGGAGGTAGAGTTTTATCTCCCATACACCCTGGGGGTGGGACTTCacctctccccctgccctgggAATTGGGTTCACTACTCACTTGCCCCTGGCAGGTGCTCACCTGtcatttctttctggggtgaAGAAATAGCCCAAGTAATATAACAGTAGGCGCCATTTGCTGCTTGCAGTGTGCCAGAGGCTGAGCTGGGTGCTTTACCAACATGCTCTCCTTGTGTCTCTGTAGCCAGCTGTTTTGCAAAGAAGGAAAACCAGCTCTGGGGATAAGGTACTTGGTTAAGGGCACAAAAGTAGGACACCCACATCTGGCTCCTAATCACCTGGGAAGATGGGTGTAAACAgactcccaggcccctccccagagcTACAAAGTCATGAattcctactgtgtgctgggctccAGCGACTCCTCAGGGAATAGAGCAGTGGTGTGAGGCAGTGAGCCACGCCTCTCCAGCACTCTGTGTTTTCAACCTAAGGGTGGCAGGAGTCAGTTGGCTGAGGGACAGGTTAGAGCAAGAACATTTCAGGGACGTAGGCACTGGCATGTGTGGAAGGGAGCAGGCTGAGTTCCACAGGCCGTGCCAGCCACATGGGCTTTCTGCAGAGAGCAAAGGGCCCAAACCACACAGGCCTGGGCGGCGACAGGGAAAAGTTTGGCCTTCTTCCTGTGGGGGACCAAGATTCACTGGAAGAGAGGTTTTTCTGGGTCTGTTGCCAAGAGAGGTGATGGGATCAGTTTtacatgctttaaaatattcactcTGGATACTGAGGAGAACTGAAGCAGAACAGGGCAAGGTGGGATGAGGTGGATCCGTTTATCCAAGACCAGGTGACAAATGGTGGCAGCTTGATATCAAGTAGGTCAGAGTTCCAACAGGAAGCGCCACATTTAGGATGATTCAAGGAGCGTTTGTTTACCACGGTGTGAGCAGGATGAAGAGTATCAAGAAGGGTTAGTGCAAGAActctggaccagcagcagcaggggaGCCGTTACCAACCCTGGGTCTagggggaagaaaagaggaacCCGGAAGAAAAAAGGGCTGTGTAGAGCCAGCCACCGCGAAACAACCTGTCAAGGGTGATGGCCAGTGCAAGGCCATCTCACAAGGGAATAAAAACCCTGCCCTcactctcctgccttcctccatCCCCAGCTAGGGCTCTCTATTGACTGAACCCAGCCAGAAGCTGGAAGACAGGGCAGCCTGGGGTCTGGATGGCAAAGAGTAGAGAGTAGACCCGGGGAGGCAGGTAGACACACTCAGAGCCCGTGGTGGAGgtggaaagaaggaaacagactAAAGAAAGGGGATTGGATTTGGGGAGTGAGGgaggtttttggcctgagcaattAACTGGATGGTGGTGGCCTTTTCTTTGAGGGGAGAAACTAGAAGAAGATGCACTTTGGGGAGTGGGTACTATTGTGTTCCGTTTTGGATGTGTTAAATTTAAGGTGCCTGGAGACATCCAAGTATGAATGGCAATAGGCCTGGGCTGGAGGAGAGGTCCAGGCTGGGGTAGAGTTTGGGAGTCATCAGCATGGGACAGTTTCTAAAGCTACGAGGTTACGTAACACGTAAGAATGGAACAGGGCAAGGAGTCATCAGCATGGGACGGTTTCTGAAGCTACGAGGTTACATAACACATAAGAATGGAACAGGGCAAGGAGAGTAGGGCCCAGGACTGGGCCCTGGGGAGCACCCACCAGCTAGAGGCATGACACGGCTCAGAGCTGCAGGCGCCCAGCATCGTGGATGCAGCGGGTGGCGCCTTAAGGGAGATGGGTGTGAGGAAGAGCCCAGGGTCTGACTGatcgtccccccacccccttcctcccaGCTGGTGAGTCTGGCCAGTGAAGTGCAGGACCTACACCTGGCCCAGAGGAAGGAAATGGCCTCAGGCTTCAGCAAGGGGCCGACCCTGGGACTGCTGCCCGACGTCCCCTCCTTGATGGAGACGCTCAGCTACAGCTACTGTTATGTGGGAATCATGACAGGTGAGTGGGCCTGCCCCATCAGCTCTGCCTCTCCATGTCTCTGTCGCCCTTTGTCCCCCCT
It encodes:
- the TSEN34 gene encoding tRNA-splicing endonuclease subunit Sen34 isoform X1; amino-acid sequence: MAERGPVAPPGAGLGFPRPRAWWHRPGAELVQGAGLPRDPEGGGSARGRRLCAVVSVTALPPGSLRRMLVVEVANGRSLVWGAEAVQALRERLGVGGRTVGALPRGPRQNSRLGLPLLLMPEEARLLAEIGAVTLVSAPRPDPRHHSLALASFKRQQEQSFQEQSALAAEARETRRQELLEKITEGQAAKKQKLEQGSGISGSQEAGGNQAAEESETSDGQTSGEQEEAAPSSSQPGSSNGVTPLPRSALLVQLATARPRPVKARPLDWRVQSKDWPHAGRPAHELRYSIYRDLWERGFFLSAAGKFGGDFLVYPGDPLRFHAHYIAQCWAPEDPIPLQDLVSAGRLGTSVRKTLLLCSPQPDGKVAYTSLQWASLQ
- the TSEN34 gene encoding tRNA-splicing endonuclease subunit Sen34 isoform X2; this translates as MLVVEVANGRSLVWGAEAVQALRERLGVGGRTVGALPRGPRQNSRLGLPLLLMPEEARLLAEIGAVTLVSAPRPDPRHHSLALASFKRQQEQSFQEQSALAAEARETRRQELLEKITEGQAAKKQKLEQGSGISGSQEAGGNQAAEESETSDGQTSGEQEEAAPSSSQPGSSNGVTPLPRSALLVQLATARPRPVKARPLDWRVQSKDWPHAGRPAHELRYSIYRDLWERGFFLSAAGKFGGDFLVYPGDPLRFHAHYIAQCWAPEDPIPLQDLVSAGRLGTSVRKTLLLCSPQPDGKVAYTSLQWASLQ